In the genome of Sardina pilchardus chromosome 14, fSarPil1.1, whole genome shotgun sequence, one region contains:
- the rad1 gene encoding cell cycle checkpoint protein RAD1, translating to MPLSTQSQPGDEQYVLVATLDNVRNLSNILKAITFKDHAIFNATQNGLKVTVEDSKCLQANAFIQADIFQEFDIKEDSVGFQINLTVLLDCLTIFGGSTVPGVTTALRMCYSGYGFPLTLFLEEGGVVTVCKINTQEPEEPIDFDFCSTDVTNKVILQSDSLKEAFSELDMTSEVLQITMSPSQPFFRLSTFGNSGNAHYDYPKDSDMMELFQCTKTQTNRYKMSLLKPSTKALALSCKVSVRTDSRGFLSLQYLVRNDDGQICFVEYFCSPDEEVDEE from the exons ATGCCACTCTCTACTCAGTCTCAACCAGGAGATGAGCAGTATGTCCTTGTTGCGACTCTGGATAATGTCAGAAATCTTTCCAACATCCTCAAAGCCATTACTTTTAAAGACCATGCCATTTTTAACGCCACTCAGAATGGATTGAAAGTGACTGTCGAGGACTCAAAGTGTTTACAAGCAAATGCCTTCATACAG GCTGACATCTTTCAGGAGTTTGACATCAAAGAAGATTCTGTGGGATTTCAAATTAATCTTACAGTCCTCCTAGATTGCCTCACAATATTTGGGGGAAGCACAGTACCAG GAGTCACAACAGCATTGCGCATGTGCTATAGTGGCTATGGATTTCCCCTTACACTCTTTCTTGAAGAGGGTGGAGTGGTGACCGTGTGTAAAATCAACACCCAGGAGCCTGAGGAACCAATAGACTTTGACTTCTGCAGCACAGATGTCACCAATAAGGTCATCTTACAGTCAGACAGTCTGAAAGAGGCCTTCTCTGAGCTGGACATGACAAGCGAGGTCCTTCAAATCACAATGTCTCCCTCCCAGCCATTTTTCAG GTTGTCCACATTTGGAAACTCTGGAAATGCACATTATGATTACCCCAAGGACTCAGACATGATGGAGCTCTTCCagtgcacaaaaacacagaccaaCAG ATATAAGATGTCCTTACTGAAGCCATCGACAAAAGCATTGGCCCTGTCATGCAAGGTGTCTGTGCGGACAGACTCCCGTGGATTTCTGTCACTGCAGTACCTGGTTCGCAATGATGATGGGCAGATCTGCTTTGTAGAGTATTTCTGTTCACCAGATGAAGAAGTTGATGAAGAATGA